The window TTCCTCGCCGACGGCACCTACGTCGGTGACGACACGGTGCGCCGCGCGACCCTCGACGACGGCCTCACCATCGACCTCTCGCACCCCGGTGATTCGGTGCTCGGCTCGACGTTCAACGCGCTCACCAGCCTGCAGGCGCAGATCGGCAGCGGCAACGCCAATGCCATCCAGACCTCGGTGACGGCGCTCGACGCCGCGCATCAGGATCTCCTGACCCGCGAGGCCGAAAACGCCACTCGCCAGCGCGTCGTGACCGACACCGCCACACTGCTCGCGCAGCGCTCGACGGACGTCGCCAACACTCGCGACAGCATCGCCAACGAGGATCCGGCCCAGGCCTCGGCCGAGCTGGTCACGGCGCAGAACGCGCTCGACCGCGCCTACGCGGTGATCGGCAAGGTGCTGCAGAGCAGCCTGCTCGACTACCTGCGGTAGCCAAGCGGCGCACGAGGACCCGGGACCCCTACCCGGGCGCGCTCGCCTCCGTATCCTGCTCCGGCTTCGTGCGGCCTCGCCGCGCTTCGCCATCGGGGCTGCGCGCGGCTCCGGATCGCCCGTCGAGCGGAGCCGGCTCCCCGCGCCCCGACCTCGAGCCGCGCCAAATCCCCCAGCCCGCCGTGCACTCTGCACGGTTCGCAACCGCGCAAACGCCGCGCTCTCAAGTTCCTGTCTGCGATTCCGAAGCTCCAATTGTCGGCAAGAGGCCGGCCGCCGGGCATGGAGCCCGCGCGCGGAACTCTCTTCGGACAAGGGGGATCGAATCATGGGTGTCAATGACATCACCCTCGCAGGCGGAATGCGGTCGAATCTTCTGAATCTTCAGATGACCGCCGCTCTGCAGGCGCGGACCAGCGAGCGCCTGGCGACCGGGCTCCGGGTCAACAGCCCGAGCGACGACGCTGCGGCGTACTTCGCGGCCGCCAACGAGCGCAGCCGCGCATCGGATCTGTCGGCTCGCAAGGACGAGATGGGCGAAGGTATCCAGACCGTGTCTGCCGCGAATGAGGGCATCACGGCGATCACCTCGCTGATCGAGCAGGCCAAGGGCCTCGTGGCTTCGGCCCGTAGCGCCAGCACTGCGGATCGCGCCACCCTGGCGACCCAGTACGACGCTCTGCTCACCCAGATCGACAACCTGGCGAACGACTCGGGTTACAAGGGCACCAACCTGCTCGGCGGCGACACGCTGACGGTGAGCTTCAACGAGGACGGATCCTCGAACATCGCGATCACCGGCTTCGATGCCAGCTCGACGGGTCTCGGTGTT of the Candidatus Sulfotelmatobacter sp. genome contains:
- a CDS encoding flagellin, whose protein sequence is MRSNLLNLQMTAALQARTSERLATGLRVNSPSDDAAAYFAAANERSRASDLSARKDEMGEGIQTVSAANEGITAITSLIEQAKGLVASARSASTADRATLATQYDALLTQIDNLANDSGYKGTNLLGGDTLTVSFNEDGSSNIAITGFDASSTGLGVAAAAGNWAANANLDTASTQLDTALTTLRTNAKALGSDNGVIVARQDFTNGMVNTLTTGADNLTVADPNEEGANMLALQTRQQLGIAALGLSSQSQQAILKLF